A stretch of DNA from Thiomicrospira sp. XS5:
CAACGGTGTAGGTTCCAGCTGACTAATTTGATGTTCATGGTTTTCGTTATTGTCCTTGCTCGCGTTTCCGGGATTTATAGCGCAGCCATTTACGCAGTCCAAACATCATCAAAACAATCGCCACCACCCAAAAGGCCAGCCAAATGAGGTTGCCGCCACTAGGCTCTTTTATTGAGCGTAACACCTTGTCGGTGAACAGCGCAATGGCCGCCATACCGGGCAAAAAACCAATGAAAGATCCTAATACAAAATCCCGTAATCGAATGTGTGAGGCACCGGCAACCACATTGATCACCGCAAAAGGCGCGATGGGGATGATGCGCATCGTAATAATCGTTAAAACCCCGCGTTTGGATAACTTCTGGCTGATGCGATGCAAACGGTTTCCCGCGTAATGTTTCAGAAGGGCGTGCCCGGCCCATTGACCCACCCAATAGGACAACACCGCGCTGAGCAGGGCACCCGACAAGGCATAGGCAAATCCCAGCGAGGACCCGAAGACCAATATCACGGCCACTACCAACAGCGTTAGGGGCACGGCGAGCGTGGCGGCGACAGCAAATATTGGAATCACAAGCCAGGGTGCAAGTGATTGCGATTCCAGTAAGGTGATATAACGCATCATCTGGTCGATATTCAGCCAGTCGCTTAACGGCGTCCAGCGCCATACGGCGACCAAAACCAATAACAGCGTCAATAGCAAAGCGACTTTTAGAAAGTGCCGAGCCGTATGGGGTTTGTCTTTATTCGGCACGAAATGGTTCACAAGATGATCGGGGTGATACGGCTGTTCAGGGTCGATTAGGGCGGATTCGGGCACCAGTTGATCGACTTCCGGTGTGACGTTTGTATGCAGCGTCTGTAAGGTACGTTCGCCACCTTGGTGCAATTCAATCACGCGGATCAGAGAGGGATGTTCCGCTTCACTGTTTTGCAGTGTCGTAGTGTCGATACCCAGGTGTTCACTCATCAAGGTACGCCGGATTTTCTGAATCGCGTAATAAGCCTCTGATTCGATTTCCGCTTCAATGAAAAGATCGCACTCACTGTCCAGCCCCATCGAACGGTTGCTGAGGTTGGAGGATGCCACCCGAAGCATGTAATCATCAATAATCATACACTTGGCATGAACCATTAAAGAGACATCCGTATCGCTTGCGAGTTGCGGATAATACAGCCGCAAACGGTTTGCGTGATCGGCTTCCTGCAGTTTTTTGACCAGACGGGCACGCAATACATCCATGGTATGCTGCTCAAGCCATCCGCCGGTTTTTTCCGGCATCACGATGATGATTTCGGGCCCGTTTTCAAGCTGTAAACTCGCAACGAGCGCTTGTTGAATCGCATTCGATGTCAGGTATTGGTTTTCGATATAAATAAAGTGCTCTGCGGCGGATATACTGTCCAGATAAAGTTGTTTCACTTCCTGGACCGCGGGGTGTCCACGATATTGCGCCAGTGTTCGTGCTATGCCGACCGGCACATTACGCATCAATGGCGTTATGGAAGCGGGCCAAGGATCATGCTCTAAGTCACCGTCTGGCGCGTTTGGCGAATTCGGTTGAGTCGGGACGGCCGGGGCCGTTTGGGTTCCGGTCGCACGCTGCCAGCGTTCACGTGCCAGCTGCCCTAAAGCTTTGGCCGCATCGCCATCCACCACCATTTGAACATCATGGAAAGGGGGATAAGGCTTGCCGTCTGGGTCTTTTCGTCTGGCATCGTCAATGGCATGCTCGGGGGTATCCCAGCGCCATTTGCTCAGGTCAAAGCCGCCGGAAAATCCTACGCAATCGTCAACCACCACGACCTTTTGGTGTTGAGAAGCGCCAACCGGGTGCTGACTGTCTAAATGAAAATGAACACGCGAGTGGGTTTTCTTGTTAAACACGTACAAAGGGCGGCTTTCGCGTTCCAATGTATAGATGGATGCAAAGTCCCAAGTCAGCACAAAAACATCGACATGGTGTTCTCGTGCGATGAAATCCAATAATTCGCCCAGTTCAATCGGGTGTTCATGGTCAGAGTCGTCTCGCACCAGCTTTAATCGGCTGTGTAAATCCCAACCCAGAATGAACACCGAGTCACGCGCCGAAAGAATGGCTTCACGTATCGCGCGAAAATAGGCTTCGCCATCAATGGCCACCGCGGCACGGTTCGCATTCACTTTTTGCCAGCAATTTTCGCCAGGGGTGAGGATTGAAGTGCGCCTCTCCCCAATCATGTCGTGCATAGAATATCCTTAAAAACCTGATGAATGGTTCTGATGAATCATGGGCTGATTGAAACAGGATAACCGCCCAAGGTCAGAAAGCCAATCGGGAATGACCGGATTACTGGATTCAGGGTTATGAGACGACCAATGAATGGAGCTTGTTTCGGGGAAGCCTAGAGTGACACCGGTTGGCGACGTTCGTCGCTTTCCGGTTGGGGATATTCCAGTGGCGTGCCGGCGAAAATGCTGGCCGAGGGGGAGGCGTTATTTTTGCGAAAGGGCCTTAGCGTGGTAGGCGATATGCTCACCAATGAAGGTGGCGATAAAGTGATAACTGTGGTCGTAGCCATCCTGCATTCTGAGTTGCAGGTTAATGCCGTTATCGTCACAGGCTTTTTGCAACGCTTCGGGCTGTAACTGACCTTCGGTTAAAAATTCATCCGCCGTACCCTGATCAACCAAAATGTGTTCACAAGATGCGCCGTTTTCAATCAATTTAACCGCATCATAAGACGCCCAATCACGTTGATTTTCTTTACCTAAGTAGGCTGTAAAACAACCTTGTCCCCAGCCGCATTGTGTTGGGTGACAAATGGGCGAAAAGGCCGAGACCGATCGAAAAGCCCCTGGGTTTTTTAATGCACAAATTAAGGCACCGTGCCCACCCATGGAATGACCACTAATGGACTTGACGCCAGCCATCACCGGAAAATTCTGCTCAATCAAATCGGGCAGCTCGGTGGTGACGTAATCATACATTTGATAATGCTTCGCCCAAGGTTCTTGCGTGGCATTCACGTAAAAACCGGCGCCTTTTCCTAAGTCATAGCGATCGGGTTCATCCGCCACATCATCACCGCGAGGGCTGGTGTCCGGCATCACCAAGGCAATGCCGTTTTCGGCGGCATAGCGTTGTGCACCTGCTTTAACACGCACATTGTCGTCTGTGCAGGTTAAACCGGATAACCAGTACAAAGCCGGAACGGCTTGCGTTTCCGCTTGTGGCGGCAAATAAACCGAAAAGGTCATCTCGCATTGGCAGCTATCCGAGAAATGCGTGTAGCGGTTGAGAAAACCGCCAAATTCTTTAATGCTTTCTATTTGTTTCATGTTTCATTCATTCCATTATCTATCTCATTATTTTAAAAAAGATCATAATCCGCGTTTTTAAAAAATAATGACTGAGCGAATACTTTCGCCGCTGTGCATTAAATCAAATGCTTTATTAATGTCTTCCAAGCCCATTGTGTGGGTCACGAAAGCATCCAGCTCGATTTCACCGTCCATATAACGTTCCACATAACCGGGTAATTCACTGCGGCCTTTCACGCCACCAAACGCGCTTCCTTTCCAGGTACGACCGACGACCAAGTTAAACGGACGAGTCGAAACTTCCTGACCGGCGCCTGCCACACCAATAACGGTGGAAACCCCCCAGCCCATGCGAGTGCATTCCAGTGCATCGCGCATCACCTCGACATTACCGATACATTCAAAGGAGTAATCGACGCCGCCGTTCGTAATCTCGGCGATGTACTCGCTGACTTTGCCATCCACGCTTCTTGGGTTCACAAAATCCGTCGCGCCGAGTGCTTTGGCCATTTCCCATTTGCTTGGGTTCAGGTCCACCGCAATAATCCGTGAAGCCTTCGCCATAACCGCGCCTTGAATACAAGACAGCCCGATTCCGCCTAAACCGAATACGGCCACCGTCGAACCGGCTTCCACTTTAGCGGTATTGAGTACCGCGCCAATTCCCGTGGTGACGCCGCAACCGAGTAAACAGACCTTATCCAACGGCGCTTCTTTATTGATTTTAGCCAATGCGATTTCCGGAACCACCGTGTATTCAGCAAAAGTGGAACAGCCCATGTAATGGTAAATTGGCTTACCATTTTTGGAAAAACGGCGTGTTCCATCCGGCATATAGCCTGTCCAAACCGTTCCGGCAATGGATTGGCATAAATTGCTTTTCGTAGAGTTGCAGTATTCGCATTCTCCGCATTCGGGAATATACAACGGAATGACATGGTCGCCAGGTTTCAAATCTTTAACACCGGGGCCGCATTCGACCACTTCGCAGCCGCCTTCGTGTCCTAAAATGGCTGGAAAAACACCTTCAGGGTCATCACCAGACAAGGTGAACGCATCCGTATGGCAAACGCCTGATGCAACTACCTTTAATAGGACTTCACCCTCTCTTGGGCCTTCTACTTCAACTTCTTCAATTTCTAAAGGTTTTTTGGGTTCCCAAGCGACAGCTGCTTTACATTTCATCTGTTTAAGTCCCTATTTTTTTGGTCATTGAATATACAGTGGGAGGGGAGCTAAGGCAGGAATAAATGAATGAATAAAAACGACTATCGTTTTTATCGTAGGACAAAAAACCGCCAATGGCTCGCCATGGCGTGTATTTTCAATCATACCCTAAAAAAATCCATACCCCTGAGGGAGTACTCATTATGGGGACTTTCCGTCTTTGAACTGTACGTGGTAGCCTGCCTTAAACACGTTTCAAAAAGCCCTAATGGCCCGGCTTTTGAATATCGCATATTTGTTGAAAAATAAGGATGAGAACCGGATTAGGGAGGCGGGTCAGCTGAATGAAATAAGCATTCAGCGTTTATTTTCGGCCTAATCCTATCAGGAGGAGAGATTGATTCGGCGCTCGTTGCTTTCCGGATAAGGATATTCCATATGGCGAGCCGACGCGCGGGCAACGTCTTCACCAAACTGCATGGCGACCTTCTGCAAGGCCATGTCAATGCCGGCGGAAATGCCAGCTGAGGTGATGATGTGACCGTGCTTGACCACATGCGACTGCTTATCGACCGTGACGTTCGGGAAAAGCGATTGCATCCAATCCAACGAGCGCCAATGGGTGGTTGCGCTCAAACCATCCAACAAACCGGCATTCCCGAGCACCAACGCCCCCGTACAGACCGAAGCCAGGGTTTCAACCGACGCGGCCGCATCACGCACAAACGTCAGTAAGGTTTTGTTGTGCATTTCCTGGCGTGTGCCCATGCCGCCCGGCACCACCAGAATATCCAACGGCGGGGCTTGTTCGAACGTACAGTCGGGGATGACTTTCATTCCGCCGGTGGTGGTCACCGGGTCGGGCGATTGCGCAATCAGATGAAGCTCAAATGGGGAAACGTCCTCAAAGCGTCGGTCTTCATCCACACGCGTGACGGAAAATACTTCAAACGGCCCGCAAAAATCGAGCACTTCGACGTCATCAAAAATAACGATGCCAACGCGTTTACGTTTCATAGACGTTTTTCCTTATATGGATGCAATACGGATGAAGATGGACGAATTCATCATACTTTCAGAGCTTCAGTGCTTATTGTGTCATGGTTTGATTTTTTAGCGTATGTCCAGTTGCGGCAAAATCTGTATCAAGGCCTCATAAATGTCAGGCTCAATGGCAGAACCACACTCGCTTTTGAGTATCGACAGCGCTTTGTCCACTGACATCGCATCCCGATAGGGGCGGGCGGCGGTGAGTGCATCAAAAATATCCGCTACGGTAATCAGTTTGGTTTCAAATAAAATGTCTTCACGCTTTAGGCCATAAGGATAGCCTTTTCCATTGAGTTTTTCATGGTGTGCGCCGCAAATTTTGGCAATTCGGTTAAACGGCTTGATGCGTTGCAAAATTTGCTCGGAATACAGTGGATGCAGTTGAATTTGTTTAAATTCTTCATTTGTCAGTTTGCCGGGTTTATCCAGGATATGGTTGCTCACCCCCAGTTTACCAATATCATGAAGTAAGGCACAGCGGTTGAGTTCTCTCTGCTGTTCAAACGAAAATTCAAAGCACTGGCTCAGCTTGACGGTGTAATCGGCCACCCGAGAACTGTGATCGTGCGTGAAAGGGCTTTTGGCATCGACAATCATGGCAAACGCATAGGTGATATCATCAATTTTTTGTTGTGTCAGCGGAATCTTTTCAGCTTCCGGTTCAAGCCCACGAATATCGTTTTCGAGGTCTGTTTTCGTTAAGGTTTTCCAAAAGGCTTCATGTGTTTCCAGGCTTAATAAGGCCTCGACCAACTCCGGGTTAAACCATGACCCTTTTCGTGAACGCACTTCATTCAAGGCCGCAAGCTGACCACCGGTTTGAAAAAATACATCGGTCACTTGCGCGATGAGCGCGATTTGTGCGTTGATTGGGATTTGGTCACGGGCCAGACCATAAGGCTTTCCGTTGCCGTTCCAGTGTTCATCCAAATAACGAATACCATCGGCAATTTCGTTATTAAACCCGAGGCGTTTTGCGATATCCGCACCTCGCTCACAGCGCGTTGCAAAGAGTTCCGTGCTTTGCGCTTCGCCGTGACGCGCAATGTTAATCAAATGTTTCGTTTTGGCGACCAAGTTTCCGCCGACCGCGGTATGCTTCAGAACAAAGTCAAGCATCTGCTTGTAGCTGTCATTATCGACCAACTTAAAATCTTTTTTGGCTTGTCGTTCGTCGCTGCCGTAAAGCTCGTACAGCCGAGCGGCATTACTGCTGCATCCGGCATCTTTCAATAGAAGGGTGTAGTACAAATTCCAAATGTGTTTGGATTCCAGGCCGATGAGTTTTCCAAGGTGCATTCCAATCCAGCAACAGCGAACACTGTGCCCAGCCGGTTGGCCTTCGGTTAAGTCCAAGGCATAACTCAAGGCACTGATGACTTGCGAAAGGCTTAAATTTTGCATTTTATCGACCATAGCGTGAAAGGTTCCGTTTTAAAATGATGACGGCGGAGCCATGCTTCCTTAATCAACACCTTAACGGAATTTTTGACGTAAGAACATTAAAAAATGTCATTCATCCGAAAAGATTACGGGCGAAACTGAATGGCAATATCGAAAAGGGGGTGGTTTCGGTTTGGCTACCATGCCCAAGCTTTAACCCATCAATTTGGCCAGGCCTGGTCAAAAGGGTTCCTTAAGAGCCGATAAGACCTTTAGCGCTCAGAACCTCCAAAGTCAATTTTTGGCGTAATGGCAATTGCGCTTTATCGTCGAGTCTCATATTCATCGCAAACAGCCAAGTGTCCTGCGCGGTTTTGACATAGCCGATATACCAACCCACATTCGGTTGAACGCGCGCCGCCCAACCGGTTTTTGCCCATAGGGAATAAGCGGGCGTTTTCTTCATGAGCATGATTGTTTGCAAGGTGTCATAAGCCTTCTCATTAAAAGGAAGCTGATGACGGACGAGTTTTTTTAGAAAATCCACCTGTTCGAATGCACTGATTTCAAGTGAGCCTTCATCCAGCCAAAAGGTCGTGACATCAAATTCATTCTGCAAATGACCGTAATCGGTTTGTTTGATATAACGTTTGTAAGCGTCGATTCCAACCTTACGGGCGATTTGCTGATAACACCACACGCAGGAAACCTTAAACGCGCTGTCCAAGGTTTGGTCGTGGTTCCACTGGGCCACGCTGTAATGGTGACCGTCCCATTTGAATACCGTGCGATCATTTTGAACCACACCGTCCTGAACGGCAATCAGCGTATTCAGTACCTTAAAGGTTGAGGCAGGTGAAAACAGTTGCTTCGCTCTTGCGTCATTATGGACAAAGGTTTGCCCGGTTTTCAGGGATTCAATGACCATCGTGCCCTCAACATTTTCTTGGGCGAAAAGTTTGGCGATTACCGAATCGTCGGCATTTGCAACAATGGGAATCAGCGCGGTAAGCAGGGCAAAAATGTGATGGCGTGTGGTTTTATACATGGTGCGTTATATCTTTTTAATAGGGTCGGTAGGAGGTAATAAATTGGCTTTCAAGCCACAAAGCCTGTAACCATTTATTGCGCGCTGACTTCTTCGCGTTCCCGCTCATATTGGTCGTAAGGTTTATTTGCGGCTTTCATGCAAGCATCGTATTGTGACGGCGGCTTTTTGTAACAACTGTTACGGTTATTGTGCTGAATATTGTCGTAAACGGCCTGATGGCTGCATCCGGCTAATATAAAGAGGTTTGTTAAAATCAGTAAGTTTCTCACCATGCATTCCCTTAGAATGGTTTGCGATTGAATGGATTTAAATGATACGAAATTTTGGTTAAGATTTCGCGGTAAATCATCCAGTCATGACATTGTAATGGATTTTGATGGAGTGCTTGGGAAATGAATGTTTTGGTGGTTGGGGCAACGGGTGCGACGGGGCGGTTATTGGTGAGCCAATTGCTCAACCGCGGGTGTCATGTCAAAGCGGTGGTGCGTTCTGCGGAACGCCTACCGGAAACGGTTCGAGCGCATGCGCATTTGACGCTCATCGAAGCCGACATCTTAGCGCTGCCGGAAACTGAACTCACCGGGCTCGTAAAGGATTGCAACGCCGTGGCTTCTTGCTTAGGGCACAACCTCAACTGGAAAGGCCTTTTCGGCGAACCGCGCCGTTTGGTGACCGACGCCGTGCAACGTTTGTGCGATGCCATTCAAACCAACCATAAAACCGAACCCACCCGGTTTGTTTTGATGAACACCTCCGGGAACCGGAACCGTGATTTGGATGAACCCATTTCGTTTGCGGAAACGCTAATTGTCGGGTTGATTCGCCTTTTATTGCCGCCGCATTCGGATAACGAACACGCCGCCGATTACCTGCGAACCCAGGTCGGGCAGAATCATCAGGCCATTGAATGGGCCGCAGTACGGCCGGATTCCTTAGTGGATAGCTCTGAGTGTTAAAAATTATTTTCTTTTAGCCAAGCAATTACATTGGCGGCGTTTTCGGTTGGCGGAAATACCGGATAGAAAACTTTCTGTATAACGCCGTTTTTAATCACAAGCGTGAGTCGTTTTATTAAGCACAACGACTCGTATTGAAAAGTCGGTAACGTCAATGCATGCGTTAATTCAAAATCACTGTCATTCAATAACGCAAAAGGTAAATGAAGACGCTCTACCGCTTCTTTTTGGTCGGCCAGGGGCTGGGCGCTCAGGCCATACACTTTCGCCCCCAAATCCGTCAGTTCGGAGTGAAGGTTGCGAAAAGCGCACGATTGCGGCGTACAACCTCTTGCGCCGGGAATGTCGTTCCAACCAACCATTGGAGGGCCTCCCGGACGTCCGATTAAAGGGTAGATGTAAACCACGACGGTATCCTTTTCAAGCCCAAGGTTGACGTGAGTTCCTGAAGTGCTTTCCAGTGATATGGAAGGCATTGTCAAGCCATCTAAATGCGCACAGGCACCATCGTCTTCAGGGATGGGTAAGTTATCGGGTAACGTTAAAAGATTCTTTTTGTCCATTTGGTGTTTCCATTCAATAGACCAATGACTTACCGGGGGTTAACCGTTTTAAACAAAACGGTGACGTGAGGGTAAGGTGATGTTTTTCAATAAAGTAACACCCAAAGTGGACAAAATCAATTGAATCAATCTCTTGGGCTAGAGGGCATGCGTCATACTAAATCGATTTTAAAAAAAACGGGTCTCGGTTGGGGTGGAAGGTGTCCGTGAATCCGTTTATGATTTTACCTAAATTTTGAATTCATCCGACTCAAAAGTAAGCAATGACATATTTTTTGGAATTGAACGAAATAGGTGACACATGGAAACGATTATCCAAACGCTAACCCATACGCCTTGGTGGGTGTATCTTCTATTTGCTTTGATATTTTACAAAGGCGTGCGCTCGCTCAAGCCCCGTGCGGTGCCGTTGAAAAAGCTCATTATTGTGCCGTTAGTTGTTTCGGCGATTTCATTGGATACCCTCTTTACGCAAATTAACCTGAACGGGTTTAATGTATTAATACTGTCGGCCAGCGCTGTCTTTGGCTTAATAGGTGGATATTTAATGACCGTCCGCGCGAATATCGAAGTGGATAGAGAACACCTGGTTTACAAAATGCCCGGCGGAATCACCACGTTACTGTTGATTTTCGGGGTGTTTTTTACCAAATATTACATCGGGTATGAAAAAGCCGTTGACCCCACCCTGATGCAGCAAGACGGCTTTGAAACCTTTGTGATTATCGCCAGTATGCTGTTTGCGGGCTTGTTTATCGGTAAACTGCTGGGCTATGCTTACCACTACCGCAAATAAGATATTGGTTGACTCAGCCAAGCGACAAATGACCAGGCCTGGCCGCCGGTTGGCTTAAGTCCGACAGGCGGCTAGCTATTATTGAATGGAGAATATGGATGATCAAAACCCATGAAGACTTACACCAGTTGGTGTCGACGGAAATTGAACGTTATTTAGCCGAACACCCGGAGGCTTCCATCACCTTTGAAGTGGCTGAAAACAACTCCTGTAGTATGAAAAACACCCAGAATGACCATAAGTTCGTGTTTTTGTTCGCCCGCTTCGGCGATGAATATAAAGTGGGCTTTGCCCTATACAAAGGCTATGACCCCAATCCTTGCTGGATTGACGATATTGAACATGAGGGCTTTGACCAAAATTTTATGCAAATCCTCATCAAGGAACACTTAATCGGAGAGTGAATCCAACAAAATCGGGTCAAAACGCCCTGTGTTGTATAGGGATTTGGCCCGGTTTCCCCGCCACCAATTGCATATCCGAATGCAAAAACACGCCTTTTGCACGCTCTATCTGTAACACTTTATCTTAAGAGAGCTTTGCACGGGATGGATACACGGCTAAAAATGGCTAAAACCTTCCTGAATGTCGTTGAAAAACTCGTTAATAGCCAGCTATTAGCGTCGTTTTCCGCCTAATTCAAAAAAATTTTATCTCATTTTTTTCACGCGTCCCACCCGAGCAAAGCTCTCCTTAACAATAATCACCAGGCCTGGGCATTTTTAAACTTATGGCAATGCCCAAATTATGGCGGATACCACCCCGGTTTTAACGGCACAAAGTGCCTTTTGGGTGCGGGGGCTTTAAGGATGAATTTGAAAGGGCAACACAACGCATGACATCGGCACGGATTTTAGCGGTGGCCAATCAGAAGGGCGGCACCGGCAAAACCACTTTAAGCATGAATCTGGCCGCAGGCCTGGTCAAACACGGCCGTGTGCTGTTGATTGATGCCGACCCGCAAGGTTCGGCCACCCAGTGGTGCCGTTTGTCGACCGAAGACAAACCGTTTCCGGTTTCCGTGATCGCCGTGGCCGGCCATTTGGTCAACGAAGTGGAACGCTTTGCAAAAGATTACGATTTTATTGTCATTGATTGCCCGCCAACACTGGAAACCGGTGTCATGCAAGCCGCCCTGAAGGTGTCACAAACGTTGCTGATTCCCGTGTTGCCGTCGCCGGTGGATTTATGGGCCAGCCTTCGCATTGCCGAAGCCATCGAACAAGCCAAAATGCGCAATCGGCCATTACAGCCCTATATCGTCATCAATCAGTTGGAACCTCGCAGTGCTTTGTCCACCGCCATGAAAGAAGCCTTGCAAGAGTTTGATATTCCCGCCCTGAAAAGCGGCCTGCGTCGTCGCGCCGTTTATCGCAATGCGGCGGTCGATGGGCTGAGTGTCTATTGCATGGGCAAGCGTGGCGAAATGGCCGCCAATGAAATCGACGACATTATTCAGGAGGTTTTATGACCACAAAAACCAATACCACCGCGTCCAAGTTAACCAACAGTCTGCGTCGTGCCAAAAACACGCAGGAAAAACCCGCCAGCAAAACAACCGCAACCCAATCGCGTCAGAAACCACCTGCCAAGCCAGCCGTCAAACAAGAAGAATCAAACGAAACGGTGAAACCCATGGGCTCGAAACGCGTTTGGCCGGACTGACCCGATATTCAACCGGGTTAAATTCGGTTCATTCATCAAGCGTAACATTAAGCGTTGGTGTTGCCTTGTTCCCGCAACAAATCTCGAATCTCCGTCAACAATTTTTCCTCTGCGGAAGGCACCGGCGGTGCAGCCGGTTTGTTTTCTTCGACTTTCTCGGCTTCCTCTTTCTCCTGAGCCATGCGCTCCTGCAACCGGTTGATGCTCCGTACCAAGAAAAAGACCACCAACGCAATTAACACAAAGTTAATGATGGCTTGGATAAAGTTGCCGTAGGTGATGGTCGCCGCGCCGACTTGGAAGGCCAACGCCGTGAAGTCCACTCCGCCCAACGCAATACCAATCAAGGGCATAACAATGTCATCCACCAATGACTTTACA
This window harbors:
- a CDS encoding DUF6622 family protein; translated protein: METIIQTLTHTPWWVYLLFALIFYKGVRSLKPRAVPLKKLIIVPLVVSAISLDTLFTQINLNGFNVLILSASAVFGLIGGYLMTVRANIEVDREHLVYKMPGGITTLLLIFGVFFTKYYIGYEKAVDPTLMQQDGFETFVIIASMLFAGLFIGKLLGYAYHYRK
- a CDS encoding VTT domain-containing protein, giving the protein MHDMIGERRTSILTPGENCWQKVNANRAAVAIDGEAYFRAIREAILSARDSVFILGWDLHSRLKLVRDDSDHEHPIELGELLDFIAREHHVDVFVLTWDFASIYTLERESRPLYVFNKKTHSRVHFHLDSQHPVGASQHQKVVVVDDCVGFSGGFDLSKWRWDTPEHAIDDARRKDPDGKPYPPFHDVQMVVDGDAAKALGQLARERWQRATGTQTAPAVPTQPNSPNAPDGDLEHDPWPASITPLMRNVPVGIARTLAQYRGHPAVQEVKQLYLDSISAAEHFIYIENQYLTSNAIQQALVASLQLENGPEIIIVMPEKTGGWLEQHTMDVLRARLVKKLQEADHANRLRLYYPQLASDTDVSLMVHAKCMIIDDYMLRVASSNLSNRSMGLDSECDLFIEAEIESEAYYAIQKIRRTLMSEHLGIDTTTLQNSEAEHPSLIRVIELHQGGERTLQTLHTNVTPEVDQLVPESALIDPEQPYHPDHLVNHFVPNKDKPHTARHFLKVALLLTLLLVLVAVWRWTPLSDWLNIDQMMRYITLLESQSLAPWLVIPIFAVAATLAVPLTLLVVAVILVFGSSLGFAYALSGALLSAVLSYWVGQWAGHALLKHYAGNRLHRISQKLSKRGVLTIITMRIIPIAPFAVINVVAGASHIRLRDFVLGSFIGFLPGMAAIALFTDKVLRSIKEPSGGNLIWLAFWVVAIVLMMFGLRKWLRYKSRKREQGQ
- the blaOXA gene encoding class D beta-lactamase; translated protein: MYKTTRHHIFALLTALIPIVANADDSVIAKLFAQENVEGTMVIESLKTGQTFVHNDARAKQLFSPASTFKVLNTLIAVQDGVVQNDRTVFKWDGHHYSVAQWNHDQTLDSAFKVSCVWCYQQIARKVGIDAYKRYIKQTDYGHLQNEFDVTTFWLDEGSLEISAFEQVDFLKKLVRHQLPFNEKAYDTLQTIMLMKKTPAYSLWAKTGWAARVQPNVGWYIGYVKTAQDTWLFAMNMRLDDKAQLPLRQKLTLEVLSAKGLIGS
- a CDS encoding S-(hydroxymethyl)glutathione dehydrogenase/class III alcohol dehydrogenase translates to MKCKAAVAWEPKKPLEIEEVEVEGPREGEVLLKVVASGVCHTDAFTLSGDDPEGVFPAILGHEGGCEVVECGPGVKDLKPGDHVIPLYIPECGECEYCNSTKSNLCQSIAGTVWTGYMPDGTRRFSKNGKPIYHYMGCSTFAEYTVVPEIALAKINKEAPLDKVCLLGCGVTTGIGAVLNTAKVEAGSTVAVFGLGGIGLSCIQGAVMAKASRIIAVDLNPSKWEMAKALGATDFVNPRSVDGKVSEYIAEITNGGVDYSFECIGNVEVMRDALECTRMGWGVSTVIGVAGAGQEVSTRPFNLVVGRTWKGSAFGGVKGRSELPGYVERYMDGEIELDAFVTHTMGLEDINKAFDLMHSGESIRSVIIF
- a CDS encoding HD-GYP domain-containing protein — encoded protein: MQNLSLSQVISALSYALDLTEGQPAGHSVRCCWIGMHLGKLIGLESKHIWNLYYTLLLKDAGCSSNAARLYELYGSDERQAKKDFKLVDNDSYKQMLDFVLKHTAVGGNLVAKTKHLINIARHGEAQSTELFATRCERGADIAKRLGFNNEIADGIRYLDEHWNGNGKPYGLARDQIPINAQIALIAQVTDVFFQTGGQLAALNEVRSRKGSWFNPELVEALLSLETHEAFWKTLTKTDLENDIRGLEPEAEKIPLTQQKIDDITYAFAMIVDAKSPFTHDHSSRVADYTVKLSQCFEFSFEQQRELNRCALLHDIGKLGVSNHILDKPGKLTNEEFKQIQLHPLYSEQILQRIKPFNRIAKICGAHHEKLNGKGYPYGLKREDILFETKLITVADIFDALTAARPYRDAMSVDKALSILKSECGSAIEPDIYEALIQILPQLDIR
- a CDS encoding DJ-1/PfpI family protein; the protein is MKRKRVGIVIFDDVEVLDFCGPFEVFSVTRVDEDRRFEDVSPFELHLIAQSPDPVTTTGGMKVIPDCTFEQAPPLDILVVPGGMGTRQEMHNKTLLTFVRDAAASVETLASVCTGALVLGNAGLLDGLSATTHWRSLDWMQSLFPNVTVDKQSHVVKHGHIITSAGISAGIDMALQKVAMQFGEDVARASARHMEYPYPESNERRINLSS
- the fghA gene encoding S-formylglutathione hydrolase, producing the protein MKQIESIKEFGGFLNRYTHFSDSCQCEMTFSVYLPPQAETQAVPALYWLSGLTCTDDNVRVKAGAQRYAAENGIALVMPDTSPRGDDVADEPDRYDLGKGAGFYVNATQEPWAKHYQMYDYVTTELPDLIEQNFPVMAGVKSISGHSMGGHGALICALKNPGAFRSVSAFSPICHPTQCGWGQGCFTAYLGKENQRDWASYDAVKLIENGASCEHILVDQGTADEFLTEGQLQPEALQKACDDNGINLQLRMQDGYDHSYHFIATFIGEHIAYHAKALSQK
- a CDS encoding peroxiredoxin → MDKKNLLTLPDNLPIPEDDGACAHLDGLTMPSISLESTSGTHVNLGLEKDTVVVYIYPLIGRPGGPPMVGWNDIPGARGCTPQSCAFRNLHSELTDLGAKVYGLSAQPLADQKEAVERLHLPFALLNDSDFELTHALTLPTFQYESLCLIKRLTLVIKNGVIQKVFYPVFPPTENAANVIAWLKENNF
- a CDS encoding NAD(P)-dependent oxidoreductase, translated to MNVLVVGATGATGRLLVSQLLNRGCHVKAVVRSAERLPETVRAHAHLTLIEADILALPETELTGLVKDCNAVASCLGHNLNWKGLFGEPRRLVTDAVQRLCDAIQTNHKTEPTRFVLMNTSGNRNRDLDEPISFAETLIVGLIRLLLPPHSDNEHAADYLRTQVGQNHQAIEWAAVRPDSLVDSSEC
- the parA gene encoding ParA family partition ATPase, which produces MTSARILAVANQKGGTGKTTLSMNLAAGLVKHGRVLLIDADPQGSATQWCRLSTEDKPFPVSVIAVAGHLVNEVERFAKDYDFIVIDCPPTLETGVMQAALKVSQTLLIPVLPSPVDLWASLRIAEAIEQAKMRNRPLQPYIVINQLEPRSALSTAMKEALQEFDIPALKSGLRRRAVYRNAAVDGLSVYCMGKRGEMAANEIDDIIQEVL